One Chitinophagaceae bacterium C216 genomic window carries:
- the groL gene encoding 60 kDa chaperonin — MAKQLLFNIEARNRMKKGVDALANAVKVTLGPKGRNVVIEKKFGAPTVTKDGVSVAKEIELEDAIENMGAQMVKEVASKTADIAGDGTTTATVLAQSIISEGLKMVAAGANPMDLKRGIDKAVALVVENLKSQSQTVGNDSKKIQQVATISANNDETIGKLIAEAFAKVGKEGVITVEEAKGTDTTVEVVEGMQFDRGYISPYFVTNSEKMEAELQNPYILIYDKKISAMKDILGILEKVAQSGRPLLIIAEDLEGEALATLVLNKLRGTLKVAAVKAPGFGDRRKEMLQDIAILTGGTVISEDLGYKLEAADLPALGQAASVTIDKDNTIIVGGKGKKQDITARVNQIKAQIETTTSDYDKEKLQERLAKLSGGVAVLYVGAATEVEMKEKKDRVDDALHATRAAVEEGIVPGGGVAYIRAIQALDVKLKGQIEDEQTGMAIVKRALEAPIRTLTDNAGIDGSIVVQKIKEATGDFGFNARTETYENLFKAGVIDPTKVSRVALENAASIAGMLLTTECVIADKPEPKQAAPAPGPDMGGMGY; from the coding sequence ATGGCAAAACAATTACTCTTCAATATTGAAGCAAGAAATAGGATGAAGAAAGGCGTTGATGCCTTAGCAAACGCCGTAAAAGTTACATTAGGTCCTAAAGGTCGTAATGTAGTTATTGAGAAAAAATTCGGTGCGCCTACTGTAACCAAAGATGGTGTATCTGTGGCCAAAGAAATTGAATTGGAAGATGCAATCGAGAACATGGGCGCACAGATGGTGAAGGAAGTTGCTTCTAAAACTGCGGATATTGCAGGTGATGGTACTACTACTGCCACTGTTTTAGCTCAGTCAATCATCAGCGAAGGTCTGAAAATGGTAGCCGCAGGTGCTAACCCGATGGACCTGAAACGCGGTATCGATAAAGCTGTAGCACTGGTTGTTGAAAACCTGAAAAGTCAAAGCCAAACTGTAGGCAACGACAGCAAAAAAATTCAGCAGGTAGCTACTATTTCTGCTAACAACGATGAAACTATCGGTAAACTGATTGCCGAAGCTTTCGCCAAAGTGGGTAAAGAAGGTGTGATCACCGTAGAAGAAGCTAAAGGTACCGACACTACTGTAGAAGTAGTAGAAGGTATGCAGTTCGACCGCGGTTACATTTCTCCATATTTCGTTACTAACAGCGAAAAAATGGAAGCCGAGCTTCAGAACCCTTATATCCTGATCTATGATAAGAAAATCAGCGCCATGAAGGATATACTGGGTATTCTGGAAAAAGTAGCTCAAAGTGGTCGCCCACTGCTGATTATTGCTGAAGATCTGGAAGGTGAAGCTCTGGCTACTTTAGTATTGAACAAATTACGCGGTACGCTGAAAGTTGCGGCTGTAAAAGCTCCTGGCTTTGGCGACAGAAGAAAAGAAATGTTACAGGATATCGCTATCCTGACTGGTGGTACTGTAATTAGCGAAGACCTGGGTTACAAACTGGAAGCTGCAGATCTTCCTGCTTTAGGTCAGGCTGCTTCTGTAACCATCGACAAAGACAATACAATCATCGTGGGTGGTAAAGGTAAAAAACAAGATATCACTGCCCGCGTTAACCAAATCAAAGCGCAAATCGAAACCACTACTTCTGACTACGATAAAGAAAAATTACAAGAACGTCTGGCTAAATTAAGCGGTGGTGTGGCAGTTCTTTATGTAGGTGCTGCTACTGAAGTAGAAATGAAAGAGAAAAAAGACCGCGTAGACGATGCTTTACACGCTACACGTGCTGCTGTAGAAGAAGGTATCGTTCCAGGTGGTGGTGTGGCTTATATCCGCGCTATCCAAGCTCTGGATGTAAAACTCAAAGGCCAGATCGAAGACGAACAAACCGGTATGGCTATCGTAAAACGTGCTCTGGAAGCGCCTATTCGTACGCTTACAGACAATGCCGGTATCGATGGTTCTATCGTAGTTCAGAAAATTAAAGAAGCTACTGGAGATTTTGGTTTCAATGCCAGAACTGAAACTTACGAAAACCTGTTCAAAGCCGGTGTTATCGATCCTACCAAAGTAAGCCGTGTGGCTCTGGAAAATGCAGCTTCTATCGCCGGTATGTTGCTGACTACCGAGTGTGTGATTGCTGATAAACCAGAACCCAAACAAGCTGCTCCGGCTCCGGGTCCTGACATGGGCGGAATGGGCTACTAA
- the recF gene encoding DNA replication and repair protein RecF has translation MLALHSISLLQFKNYTNRTFTFNKKVIGICGQNGVGKTNILDAIHYLCFTKSYFSNSDVVNVQHGFKGFRIEGHFNLNGKEETATCILRENNKKEFLLDKEPYDKFSRHIGRYPCVVIAPDDAILITGGSEERRSFLDALLSQLDAEYLQQLITYNKILQQRNSFLKAAAESGRLNEDLLKIFNEQLTTPGNYIFEKRSHFLVSFLPRVKRLYSDIAQKEEDLSILYDSKLFDISFEALLESTRDKDLQLQRTTAGIHRDDILFQLSNQPFKNIASQGQRKSLLFALKITELDVITEEKKLSPILLLDDVFEKLDESRITSLLEKVCIMNQGQVFITDTNEERLRSHLEKIKAEYEIITL, from the coding sequence ATGCTAGCGCTACATTCCATATCGCTTTTACAGTTTAAAAACTACACCAACCGAACCTTCACTTTTAACAAAAAGGTAATCGGGATCTGCGGACAAAACGGTGTAGGCAAAACCAATATTCTCGACGCCATCCATTATCTATGCTTTACTAAAAGCTATTTCAGCAATTCGGATGTGGTGAACGTGCAGCACGGCTTTAAGGGATTTAGAATTGAAGGGCACTTCAACCTGAACGGCAAAGAAGAAACTGCAACCTGCATATTACGCGAGAATAATAAAAAAGAGTTTTTATTGGACAAAGAACCCTATGATAAATTTTCACGGCATATTGGCCGCTACCCTTGTGTAGTCATCGCGCCCGACGATGCTATACTGATTACCGGAGGAAGTGAAGAAAGAAGAAGCTTTCTTGACGCACTCCTCTCCCAACTCGATGCTGAATATCTGCAGCAACTCATCACCTATAATAAAATATTGCAGCAGCGCAATTCTTTTTTAAAAGCCGCTGCAGAAAGTGGACGTCTGAACGAAGACCTGCTGAAGATATTCAACGAACAACTTACCACGCCCGGCAATTATATCTTTGAAAAAAGAAGTCATTTTCTGGTGTCTTTTCTGCCACGAGTGAAAAGACTCTATTCTGATATTGCACAAAAGGAAGAAGACCTATCTATTCTTTACGACAGTAAACTCTTCGACATTTCGTTCGAAGCATTGCTAGAAAGTACACGCGATAAGGACCTTCAATTACAACGCACTACAGCAGGTATTCATCGCGATGATATTTTGTTTCAACTCAGCAATCAGCCTTTTAAGAACATCGCTTCGCAGGGGCAACGCAAAAGCCTTTTGTTTGCACTCAAAATCACAGAGCTGGATGTTATCACCGAAGAAAAAAAATTATCGCCCATACTCTTGCTGGATGATGTTTTTGAAAAACTGGATGAATCCCGAATTACCAGCCTACTGGAAAAAGTATGCATAATGAATCAAGGACAAGTATTTATCACCGATACCAATGAAGAACGACTCCGCTCCCATTTGGAAAAAATAAAAGCGGAATATGAAATAATAACTTTGTAA
- the dppB gene encoding Dipeptide transport system permease protein DppB, with protein MAQYIVRKLVYSILVLIGVVILVFFLFQGFGDPARLVMGQTGDLKTQENIRRELYLDQPKWKQFVLYLNDVSPIAIHSKEEITNKQLKGIFIGGEKKLAFKIPYLRRSYQSKREVGSILMQALPGTIMLTVAAMALAVVIGIPLGVLAAVRQNTWMDTTAIFSSIIGISAPSFFMGIIIAYIFGFVLTHYTGLQISGNWFDIDAETGKKVLSFKNIILPAVTLGIRPLAIITQLTRSAMLDVLDQDYIRTAYAKGLSKKVVVWRHALKNALNPVITAITGWFAELLAGAFFVEYIFGWQGIGKVTVDALEKLDYPVVMGSVLISAAFFVIMNIMADVLYGLFDPRVKNQ; from the coding sequence ATGGCACAATATATCGTCCGAAAACTTGTTTACAGCATACTGGTACTGATCGGTGTGGTAATACTGGTATTCTTTCTGTTTCAGGGTTTTGGTGATCCTGCACGGTTGGTAATGGGACAAACAGGCGACCTTAAAACACAGGAAAATATACGTCGCGAGTTGTATCTCGATCAGCCTAAGTGGAAGCAGTTTGTCCTCTATCTAAACGATGTGTCGCCTATTGCTATTCATTCTAAAGAAGAAATTACCAATAAACAACTGAAAGGTATTTTTATAGGAGGAGAAAAGAAACTGGCCTTTAAAATTCCTTATCTGCGCAGATCTTATCAAAGCAAGCGCGAAGTAGGTAGTATTCTTATGCAGGCCTTACCGGGAACCATTATGCTTACCGTTGCAGCTATGGCACTGGCGGTTGTAATCGGTATCCCGCTAGGTGTGCTCGCTGCTGTGAGGCAGAACACTTGGATGGATACCACGGCTATTTTCTCCAGCATTATCGGTATTTCCGCGCCCTCATTTTTCATGGGAATTATCATTGCCTATATTTTCGGATTTGTGCTCACACACTATACCGGTTTGCAGATTAGTGGCAACTGGTTCGATATTGATGCAGAAACGGGGAAAAAAGTATTAAGCTTTAAAAACATCATATTGCCGGCCGTAACGCTGGGTATTAGACCTCTAGCTATTATTACGCAGCTCACCCGAAGCGCTATGCTCGATGTATTGGATCAAGACTATATCCGTACAGCTTATGCTAAGGGTTTGTCGAAGAAAGTAGTGGTATGGCGGCACGCTTTGAAAAACGCGCTCAACCCTGTCATTACTGCGATTACTGGATGGTTTGCTGAGCTCTTGGCGGGTGCTTTTTTTGTAGAGTATATATTTGGGTGGCAGGGGATCGGAAAAGTAACGGTGGATGCACTTGAAAAACTGGATTATCCGGTAGTGATGGGTTCTGTTCTGATATCGGCAGCTTTCTTTGTGATCATGAATATTATGGCCGATGTATTGTACGGTCTTTTCGATCCGCGCGTAAAGAATCAGTAA
- the groS1 gene encoding 10 kDa chaperonin 1, translated as MAKKVSLTPLHDRVIVKPAAAEEKTAGGIIIPDTAKEKPQRGTVVAAGPGKKDEPITVKAGDVVLYGKYAGTEIQIDGQDYLIMRESDILAIDNANS; from the coding sequence ATGGCTAAAAAAGTATCACTTACCCCTTTACATGACAGGGTGATTGTAAAACCTGCAGCCGCCGAGGAGAAAACAGCGGGCGGTATCATTATTCCTGACACTGCTAAAGAAAAACCTCAACGCGGTACAGTAGTTGCTGCCGGACCGGGTAAAAAGGATGAGCCCATTACAGTAAAAGCTGGCGATGTTGTATTGTACGGAAAATACGCCGGTACAGAAATCCAAATCGACGGACAAGATTATCTAATCATGCGTGAAAGCGATATCCTCGCTATTGATAATGCTAATTCCTAA
- the yajC gene encoding Sec translocon accessory complex subunit YajC encodes MTNYILQAQGASGAGSFQLIFLLGMILVFWLFFIRPQAKKAKEQKKFIENLQKGDRVVTIAGIHGKIQQLNEDGTISLEVSPGNYIKVEKSAISMEWSNQVNKAATAAK; translated from the coding sequence ATGACTAATTACATTTTACAAGCTCAAGGTGCTTCAGGTGCCGGTTCTTTTCAGTTGATTTTCTTATTAGGTATGATCTTAGTGTTCTGGCTGTTTTTTATCCGCCCTCAGGCGAAAAAAGCTAAAGAACAAAAGAAGTTCATTGAAAACCTGCAAAAAGGTGATAGAGTTGTTACCATTGCCGGTATTCACGGAAAAATTCAACAACTGAATGAAGACGGTACTATTAGCCTCGAAGTAAGCCCTGGCAACTATATCAAAGTGGAAAAATCAGCGATTAGCATGGAATGGAGCAACCAGGTGAATAAAGCAGCTACTGCCGCTAAATAA
- the nusB gene encoding Transcription antitermination protein NusB produces MQTLYAFTTSVETDRPIDPQKTLTQYFNQTRTLLTSLVYFLTEIARYAEKDAYRKSHKYIPTEKDLNVNTKLAGCPLLWEILELEEYKAALKNEKPEQFGDETLIKKIYTQLTATPQYQQYISIQENKIQEDRKIFEFIFNDLMLGNEIFINHMEESFSNWNDDGDMLAQTIAAIIRKPQSAAFRQIITPDKEQFARDLLRTVIEKEEYLLSLITPKLKNWDPERIALLDMIIMKMGVAEFLYFDTIPPKVTINEYIDLAKEYSTAQSGFFVNGILDNIHKELAQQGKLKKTDFRKA; encoded by the coding sequence ATGCAAACCCTTTATGCATTTACGACCAGCGTAGAGACCGACAGACCCATTGATCCGCAAAAAACACTAACACAATACTTTAATCAAACCCGAACACTTCTGACCAGCTTGGTATATTTTCTTACCGAAATAGCCAGATACGCAGAAAAAGACGCTTATAGAAAATCGCACAAATATATTCCTACCGAAAAAGACCTCAACGTCAACACCAAGCTCGCCGGCTGTCCGCTTTTGTGGGAAATTTTGGAGTTGGAAGAGTATAAAGCGGCCCTTAAAAACGAAAAGCCCGAACAGTTTGGAGATGAAACGTTGATAAAGAAAATCTATACACAGCTTACCGCTACTCCTCAATACCAACAGTATATCAGTATTCAAGAAAATAAAATTCAGGAAGACCGGAAGATATTTGAATTCATCTTCAACGACCTGATGCTGGGTAATGAAATTTTCATCAACCATATGGAAGAGTCGTTCAGTAATTGGAACGACGACGGAGATATGCTGGCGCAAACAATAGCAGCTATTATCCGCAAGCCACAATCAGCCGCTTTCAGGCAAATTATTACTCCCGATAAGGAACAATTTGCTAGAGATCTGCTGAGAACCGTTATTGAAAAAGAAGAATACCTACTGTCACTCATCACCCCCAAGTTGAAAAACTGGGATCCGGAACGCATTGCTTTGCTGGACATGATTATTATGAAAATGGGGGTAGCAGAGTTTTTGTATTTCGATACCATTCCACCCAAAGTCACCATTAACGAATACATTGACCTAGCAAAAGAATACAGTACCGCACAAAGCGGATTTTTCGTCAACGGTATTCTAGATAATATTCATAAAGAGTTGGCACAGCAGGGAAAACTCAAAAAGACGGATTTCAGAAAAGCATAA
- the coaE gene encoding Dephospho-CoA kinase has product MLKIGLTGGIGSGKSTIAKIFSTLGIPVYDADIAAKELMRSDPQIRAQLIARFGEEVYQQGALNRAYLAAIVFNDEAALKDLNDITHPATIQDAENWFQRQQAPYAIKEAALIFESGSEQFLDYVIGVWAPEQVRIQRVLARGGLTEAQIKSRMARQMNEEAKMKRSHFIIDNGGTTPVIPQVIALHEKLLQLAEK; this is encoded by the coding sequence ATGTTAAAGATAGGCCTCACAGGAGGAATTGGCAGTGGTAAATCAACCATTGCCAAAATTTTTTCTACGCTGGGTATCCCTGTCTATGATGCCGATATCGCAGCTAAAGAACTGATGCGCTCAGATCCGCAAATCCGCGCACAGCTTATTGCCCGCTTCGGCGAGGAAGTGTATCAACAGGGAGCGCTCAATCGGGCCTATCTTGCCGCTATTGTGTTTAACGACGAGGCCGCACTGAAAGACCTCAATGATATCACCCACCCTGCCACTATTCAGGATGCCGAAAACTGGTTTCAGCGGCAACAGGCTCCTTATGCTATCAAGGAAGCCGCACTGATTTTTGAAAGCGGCAGCGAACAGTTTCTGGACTATGTTATTGGTGTGTGGGCTCCTGAACAAGTACGCATACAACGGGTGCTTGCCCGCGGCGGTTTGACCGAAGCACAAATTAAAAGCCGCATGGCCCGCCAGATGAACGAAGAAGCAAAAATGAAGCGCTCTCACTTCATCATCGACAACGGCGGCACCACCCCCGTTATTCCACAAGTGATAGCCCTACATGAAAAATTGCTACAGCTAGCAGAGAAATAA